The following are from one region of the Candidatus Hydrogenedentota bacterium genome:
- a CDS encoding GNAT family N-acetyltransferase — protein MNVQPVGPEEDAAAADVLVRAFHTFSLNQYLFPDPERRPRQLRWLYLRTIALYRGVGGAFIAGDGSGAALWTPPEYPHGLPAGRYVRAGFLAAPFGVGWELAGRRLRALRDIERRHRAEISGPHWSLEVIGVDPERQRTGSGSALIRHILDRADRDGLPAYVITHEEKNVAYYERHGFRLAGDAPFEPGAPPTCSLIRPARAGA, from the coding sequence ATGAATGTCCAACCTGTCGGCCCGGAGGAGGACGCCGCCGCCGCCGACGTGCTGGTGCGCGCGTTTCACACGTTCTCCCTCAACCAGTACCTGTTTCCCGACCCGGAACGGCGGCCGCGCCAGCTCCGCTGGCTATACCTGCGCACCATCGCGCTGTACCGGGGGGTGGGGGGCGCGTTCATCGCGGGGGACGGAAGCGGCGCGGCACTGTGGACCCCGCCGGAATACCCGCACGGCCTGCCTGCGGGACGCTATGTCCGCGCGGGGTTCCTGGCCGCCCCCTTCGGTGTCGGCTGGGAGCTGGCGGGGCGACGGCTCCGCGCGCTGCGGGACATTGAGCGCCGCCACCGCGCGGAGATTTCCGGGCCCCACTGGTCGCTGGAGGTGATCGGCGTGGACCCGGAGCGCCAGCGCACGGGGTCGGGCTCCGCCCTCATCCGGCACATCCTCGACCGCGCCGACCGCGACGGGCTCCCCGCCTATGTCATCACGCACGAGGAGAAGAACGTGGCGTACTATGAGCGCCACGGGTTCCGGCTGGCCGGCGACGCCCCCTTCGAGCCCGGCGCGCCGCCCACCTGCTCCCTGATCCGCCCCGCGCGGGCGGGCGCGTGA